One stretch of Manis pentadactyla isolate mManPen7 chromosome 10, mManPen7.hap1, whole genome shotgun sequence DNA includes these proteins:
- the C1QTNF8 gene encoding LOW QUALITY PROTEIN: complement C1q tumor necrosis factor-related protein 8 (The sequence of the model RefSeq protein was modified relative to this genomic sequence to represent the inferred CDS: inserted 1 base in 1 codon; deleted 2 bases in 1 codon; substituted 1 base at 1 genomic stop codon): MVTSPQRQPPAPRPMIGRRALRASCSRALELTPGLLDLDSPGEATGTWGGKMEGPCLPAPGFPPRPVEVPGGASPLRAGRLQGDPLPEAWLAGCIRRALGAGFPALWSFKAQGEKQLPGPLLSPAGVRGHSGRSGKDGPPGSQGFWGHKGQKGQVGLLGAPCQHICWAFSVGWCEGLHSADTCQAGSFDTELVNLDRTFSLXAGRFLCTYSGVYLLSLNRHTWNYKETYLHVMCSQQAMAVLXAQPRERSTMQTQSLLAAGDSAWVRMFQRDPDNAICGEHGNLYIILSGHLVKPASEL, translated from the exons ATGGTGACCAGCCCGCAGCGCCAGCCCCCGGCCCCCAGACCCATGATCGGCAGGAGGGCCCTGCGAGCCTCCTGTTCCAGAGCTCTGGAGCTGACCCCGGGCCTGTTGGACTTGGACAGCCCAGGGGAAGCCACAGGCACCTGGG GTGGGAAGATGGAGGGGCCCTGCTTGCCTGCCCCTGGCTTCCCTCCTAGGCCCGTGGAGGTCCCTGGGGGGGCGTCCCCCCTGCGAGCAGGCCGGCTCCAAGGGGACCCCCTGCCGGaggcctggctggctggctgcatcAGGCGGGCCTTAGGTGCCGGCTTTCCAGCCCTCTGGTCCTTCAAAGCCCAGGGTGAGAAGCAGCTGCCCGGGCCCCTGCTGTCCCCA GCAGGGGTCAGAGGTCACTCTGGCAGGAGTGGGAAGGACGGTCCCCCAGGCTCCCAGGGCTTCTGGGGCCACAAGGGCcagaaggggcaggtggggctgcTGGGCGCCCCGTGCCAGCACATCTGCTGGGCCTTCTCAGTGGGCTGGTGTGAGGGCCTGCACAGCGCCGACACCTGCCAGGCTGGGTCCTTTGACACCGAGCTGGTGAACCTGGACCGCACCTTCAGCC CGGCAGGCCGCTTCCTCTGCACC TACTCAGGCGTGTACCTCCTGAGCCTCAACAGGCACACCTGGAACTACAAGGAGACGTACCTGCATGTCATGTGCAGCCAGCAGGCCATGGCTGTGCTGTAGGCACAGCCCAGGGAGCGCAGCACCATGCAGACCCAGAGCCTGCTGGCCGCCGGGGACTCCGCCTGGGTGCGCATGTTCCAGCGGGACCCTGACAATGCCATCTGCGGTGAGCACGGCAACCTCTACATCATCCTCAGTGGCCACCTGGTCAAGCCGGCCTCAGAGCTCTAG
- the TEKT4 gene encoding tektin-4, translating into MAQTDALLTKQPAPQTVPACELPRKLYDVARNTGANTSSGLATAGFRTAKYLVDEWFQNCYARYHQAFADRDQSERQRHESQQLAAETEALARRTQEDSTRRVGERLQDTHCWKSELQRQVDELVAETDLLLAQKQRLQCALDATAAPFSIATDNLQCRERRQHPDLVRDHVEMELLQEAELIRNIQELLKRTIMQAVNQIRLNRGHKETCEMDWSDKVEAYAIDETCAGYHNQSTQVRVYPHSTRLQESASTPETWAKFTQENLHRAERERLASVNLRELIDCILRDTAEDLRLQRDAVNLAFERRCEELEDTLHKLEQHLHKTLREITDQERNVAALKQAITDKEAPLKVAQTRLYQRSHRPNVELCRDNAQFRLVSEVEELNLSLAALREKLLEAEQSLRNLEDTRMSLEKDIAAKTNSLFIDRQKCMAHRACYPSVLQLAGYQ; encoded by the exons ATGGCGCAGACGGACGCGCTCCTGACCAAGCAGCCCGCCCCGCAGACGGTGCCGGCGTGCGAGCTGCCTCGCAAGCTGTACGACGTAGCCCGCAACACGGGCGCCAATACGTCCTCCGGCCTGGCCACCGCCGGCTTCCGCACGGCCAAGTACCTGGTGGACGAGTGGTTCCAGAACTGCTATGCCCGCTACCACCAGGCCTTCGCCGACCGCGACCAGTCGGAGCGGCAGCGGCACGAGAGCCAGCAGCTGGCGGCCGAGACGGAGGCGCTGGCGCGGCGCACGCAAGAGGACTCCACCAGGAGGGTGGGCGAGCGCCTGCAGGACACGCACTGCTGGAAGTCGGAGCTGCAGCGGCAGGTGGACGAGCTGGTCGCCGAGACTGACCTGCTGCTGGCCCAGAAGCAGCGGCTGCAGTGCGCCCTGGACGCCACGGCCGCGCCTTTCTCCATTGCCACTGACAACCTGCAGTGCCGCGAACGCCGCCAGCACCCCGACCTCGTGCGGGACCACGTGGAGATGGAGCTGCTGCAG GAAGCTGAGCTCATCCGGAACATTCAAGAGCTCCTGAAAAGGACCATCATGCAGGCTGTGAACCAGATCCG GCTGAACCGGGGGCACAAGGAGACCTGCGAGATGGACTGGTCTGACAAGGTGGAGGCATACGCCATCGACGAGACCTGCGCCGGCTACCACAACCAGAGCACCCAGGTGCGGGTCTACCCGCACTCCACCAGGCTCCAGGAGAG TGCCTCCACGCCCGAGACGTGGGCCAAGTTCACCCAGGAAAACCTGCACCGCGCCGAGCGCGAGCGCCTGGCCTCGGTCAACCTGAGGGAGCTCATCGACTGCATCTTGCGGGACACTGCTGAGGACCTGCGGCTGCAGCGCGACGCCGTGAACCTGGCCTTTGAGCGCCGCTGCGAGGAGCTGGAGGACACGCTCCACAAGCTGGAGCAACACCTGCACAAG ACGCTGCGGGAGATCACGGACCAGGAGCGCAACGTCGCGGCGCTGAAGCAGGCCATCACGGACAAGGAGGCGCCCCTCAAGGTGGCCCAGACCCGTCTGTACCAGCGCTCCCACCGGCCCAACGTGGAGCTCTGCCGGGACAACGCCCAGTTCAG GCTGGTGAGTGAGGTGGAGGAGCTGAACCTGTCCCTGGCTGCCCTGAGGGAGAAGCTTCTAGAAGCTGAGCAATCGCTGCGCAACCTGGAGGACACGCGCATGAGCCTGGAGAAGGACATCGCCGCGAAGACCAACAGCCTGTTCATCGACCGCCAGAAGTGCATGGCCCACCGCGCCTGCTACCCTTCCGTCCTGCAGCTGGCTGGCTACCAGTGA